ttgtttcccttctcttatgttcatctgtttagtctcttaaagtcctcatatgagtgaagtcatatgatttttgtgtttctctgatggactaatttcacttagcataataccctcctgttccatccacatagttgcaaacggcaagatttcattctttttgattactgagtaatcctccattgtgtgtgtgtgtgtgtgtgtgtgtgtgtgtgtatgtgtgtgtatacaccaaccacatcttctttatccattcatccgtcgatggacatttgggttctttccatactttgggtattgttgatagtgctgctataaacatgggggttcatgtcccccttcgaaacagcacacctgtatcccgtggataaattcctagtagtgcaattgctgggtcatagggtagttctatttttagttttttgaggaacctccatcctgttttccagagtggctgcaccagcttgcattcccaccaacaatgcaaaagagatcttctttctctgcatcctcgccaacatctgttgttgcctgagttgttaatgttagccattctgacaggtgtaaggtggtatctcattgtggttttgatttgtatttccctgatgatgagtgatgttgagcattttctcatgtgtcagttggccatctggatgtcttctttggagaagtgtctgttcatgtcttttgcccatttcttcactggattatttgttttttgggtgttgagtttgataagttctttatagattttggatactaaccctttatctgatatgtcctttgcaaatatcttctcccattctgtaggttgccttttagttttgctgattgtttccttcgccgtgcagaagctttttagtttgatgaggtcccagtagttcgtttttgcttttgtttcccttgcctctggagacgtgttgaataagaagttgctgtggacggggcgcctgggtggctcagtcggttaagcgtccgacttcagctcaggtcacgatctcgcggtccgtgagttcaagccccgcgtcgggctctgggctgatggctcagagcctggagcctgcttcggattctgtgtctccctctctctctgcccctcccccattcatgctttgtctctctctgtctcaaaaataaataaacattaaaaaaaattaaaaaaaaaaaaaagaagttgctgtggccaagatcagagaggtttttgcctgctttctccttgaggattttgatggcttcctgtcttacattgaggtctttcatccattttgagtttttgtgtatggtgtaagaaagtggtccaggttcattcttctgcatgtcgctgtccagttttcccagcactacttgctaaaaagactgtctttgttccattggatattctttcctgctttgttaaagattagttggccatatgtttgtgggtccatttctgggttctctattctattccattgatctgagtgtctgtttttgtgccagtaccatactgtcttgatgatgacggctttgtagtatagcttgaagtctgggattgtgatgcctcctgctctggttttctttttcaagattgctttgactattcagggtcttttctggttccatacaaattttaggattgtttgttctagctctgtgaagatgctggtgttattttgatagggattgcattgaatatgtagattgctttggatagtatcgacattttaacaatatttgttcttcctatccaggagcatggaatctttttccatttttttgtgtgtcttcaatttctttcataagctttctatcattttcaatgtatagatttttcacctctttggttagatttattcctaggtattgtatggtttttttgtgcaactgtaaatgggatcgattccttgatttctctttctgttgcttcattgttggtgtataggaatgcaaccgatttctgtgcgttgattttatatcctgcaactttgctggatttatgaatcaattctagcagttttttggtggaatcttttgggttttccatatagagtatcatgtcatctgcgaagagtgaaagtttgacttcctcctggccgatttggatgcgttttgtttctttgtgttgtctgactgcagaggctaagatttccaatactatgttgaataacagtggggagagtggacatccctgtcttgttcctgaccttaggaggaaaactttcagtttttccccattgaggatgatattagcattgggtcattcacatatggcttttatgatctcgaggtagtctccttctacccctactttcttgagggtttttatcaggaaaggatgctgtattttgccaaattctttctctgtgtctattaagaggatcttatggttcttgtcctttcttttattgatgtgatgaatcatgttaattgttttgcggatattgaaccagccctgcatcccaggtataaatcccacttggtcgtggtgaataattttttttaatgtattgttgaatccacttggctaatatcttgttgaggatttttgcatccatgttcatcagggatattggtctatagttctcctttttagtggggtctgtctggttttggaatcaaggtaatgctggcttcatagaaagagtttggaagttttccttccatttctattttttggaacatcttcaagagaaaaggtattaactcttccttaaatgtttggtagaattcccctggaaagccatctggccctggagtctgtttttttgggagatttttgattactaattcgatttcttactggttatgggtctgttcaaattttctatttcttcctgtttcaattttggtagtgtatatgtttctaggaatttgtccatttcttacagattgcccattttattggcatataattgctcataatattctcttgttgttgtttttatttctgctgtgttggttgtgatctctcctcttttattcttggttttatttatttgggtcctttcctttttctttttgatcaaactggctaatggtttatcaattttgttaattctttcaaagaaccagcttctggtttcattgatctgttctactgtttttttttggcttcgatagcattaatttctgctctaatctttattatttcctgtcttcagctgttgttgggttttatttgctgttctttttccagctctttaaggtgtaaggttaggttgtgtatctttcttccttctttaggaaggcctggattgctatatacttttctcttatgactgcctttactgcgtcccagaggttttgggttgtggtgttatcattttcattggcttccatatactttttaatttcctctttaacttcttggttagcccattcattctgtagtaggatgttcttcagtctccaagtatttgttacctttccaaattttttcttgtggttgatttcgagtttcatagagttgtggtctgcaaatgtgcatggtatgatcttgatcattttgtacttacttagggctgatttgtgtcccagtatatggtctattctggagaatgttccatgtgcactggagaagaatgtatattctgctgctttaggatgaaatgttctgaatatatctgttaagtccatcttgtccaatgtgtcattcaaagccattgtttccttgttgatttaaaaaaaaattttttttttaacatttattcatttttgagagtgagagagagcatgagcgagggaagggcagagagagagggagacacacaatccaaagcaggctccaggctctgagctgtcagcacagggcctgatgcagagctcgaactcatggactgtaagattatgacctgagctgaagtcagatgctcaactgactgagccacccaggcacccctccttgttgatattttgattagatgatctgtccattgctgtgagtggggtgttgaggTCTCCTAccattatggtattactatccatgagtttctttatgtttgtgatcgatttatatatttggctgttcccacatatatatatgtgtacacatatatgaaCAGAATTTCTTGAAAAATACTCAAGAAACTATTCACAGAACCTCTGTGACTGGATTTGGGGAAGGGACTTTTATAACTTTTTgcaatgtttacatttatttagcatAAACACATATTTTACAATAACACATTTGAAAAACTACATATGAGACTGCCAAAAAAATTAGTTTCAGTCTAAAACTCCTCAAGGTTACATAAATTAATTATGTGCCCATCAATCAAGTGTACAAACACTCCCAAATAATTTTATAGGACTAATTTTAGAGAACTGAAAGTCTTGAAACAATTATCCATTCAGGCTGGAGTCTTTTTGCattggactgaattgtgtccctcccaaattactatgttgaagctctaacccccagtgtgatggcagAGTTGAGGCCTTttgagataattaggtttagaggTGGTTGTGAGGGTGGGGCTCTGATGGTGGGATTAATGCCCTTGAATGAAGAGACACCAGAGTGTGCTGGTAGCTagttctgtctcccttcctctctgtcatatgaggacacagtgagaaggtgaccCTCTATAAGCCAGTAAGAGAGTCCTCACTAGATTCCTGCCAtactggcatcttgatcttggacttataGCCTCCAAatctgtgggaaaataaatttctgttgattaagccacctagtctatggtattttgtcatagcagcccaagcagactgaTACACCAACTTTGGCAGCTGTAACACTGAAGCCCTTCACTGTGGGATGTTGTTACcccagaaaccataaaagtcaTGTTCATGGGGCCCATGTCTCATGGGGCCATTAAATTCAGTGGTCAGGTTGCTGCCTAGGTGTGGAGATTCTTCTTTGGAAGGATAGAATCTTAATCTGCTCAGGCtgttgtaacaaaataccataaactgggtggcttaaagaacataaatttatttctcacaattctggaggctggaaagtctaagatcaaggtgctggccaattCATTTCCTGGGGAGGGCTCTTTTCCTGCTCTGTAGACAAACTCCTTCTTTCTACATCCTTACATGGTGGGGAGAGAGATCATCTCTTTGATGTCTCTTCTTTAAGGGCTTCAGCCTTATGATCTAAATACCTCCCAAAGACTCTATTCCAAATACTATCGCCTTggagaatatgaatatgaatttagGGGGGACagaaacattcagtctgtagGAAGGAAGGATTtggtgtgtgtgcaggggtggggagtgaggtgcTTTCAATGTCATGTGTTCTTTCAAGTCTTACAAGGCTTTTGTTTtaccaaaaagtagaaaatacactTCTAATGAAAGTCTTTATTATTCATGCTTTTCAATGGGTTCTTATATTCCTAAAATGTTAAAGGATATTTGGAATAGCTGCACGTAAAAGCAGTGTAAAATACAGGAGAGAATGACCTCACAACTAATGAATATATCAGCcttgtgttttgaaaaaaaaaaaaattagttatttttttagCTACAAACAATGAATGAAAATGCCTCTTCTCTTAAAGAACTAAATCCTGGCAGGACTTTGAAtaagaatttcaaatataaagtaTGGGAACAGATATACATCCAGCATGAGTTTGGATCAACTCAGAAATGTTTTACTGGGGTTTTATGGAACGAATCAATATCACCCCCCTTCATCACTCCAGGTGATACAAGATTcagaaaaatggaagataaaCCATTAACTTTATTACTGATAACAGCAGAATTGGAGCATGTGGCTTTAGATGTGTGACCAAAAGGACTTGATAGTCTCTGAGTTAGACAGCCTTATCCACCCAGACATGACTGTGCAACCTGCAGAACTTCTGTCCCTGGGAGAGCCCCCTCCACCTGGCAGGGAAGAACAGGGGGGCATGTGACAGGCAGGTTGGCTTCCAAAGAGGTCCAGAAGGGGCTGAGACAAGCATGCTGAGTTTGCCTTCTGGGAATGAGCGAGTAGGAGTGGGAAGAAAGgcctcaaatattttaatatcaatatttctcaaagtgtggcccaggGATTCCCAGGGATCCCCAAGACCCTGTCAGAGGGTCCACAAGGTCAAAACTGGTTTCATATTGCTAAATATTGATGATATTGGTGATAATGGAGGTCATTTTTTGATACTGAATAACAAAATGCATTTAATCTCTGTACCGTCCCCTCAGCTGtgctgtgaacctgaaactgctctaaaaataataaagtcctgAAATAAAAAACCATACTGAGGTccacagaggttaaaaaaaattctgtgtaatAAGAAAGCATTGTGTGGTGCTTGCTTCTCACAATAAAATATGTTATGAttaaaatctaacaaaagatagGAGTTGTCATCTGGTAAGAATGAGTGAGAGGTTCCCGCAATGAGTGTCCTATAAATTGAGAGGCGGAAAGAGTTATGTGAAGTGAGGGCCTTAGGGATATCTTCATGAGGGCTGTGGAGCCTGCACTGGCCTTGAAGGTGGATTTGAGAGCTAAGACAGTAATAACATTAAATGCATTGATTTATGATTATCAGGAGGACTCCCGGTCTCTCTGCTACCGCTCTTCTCCCCTTTTGTGTCTCCTGTGTGTAGCCACcaagttattctttaaaaatgtaaatacaaccATGCTGCTTCTTggttccatccttccttccctctctcttcgccTCTATTCACATCCGTTAGACTTGCCTGACATTATATTACCTACTTGTTCATTTGCTTCTCTTCCTACCCACTGTAACCTTGAGGATAGcaactttatctttttgtttgcatTGTGTCCTCAGGGCCTAGAACGgagtctggcacataataggctctcgatatttgttgaatcaagtaaaataaatcagccagaaaaaaaaatttttttttctcagcaataaAGTGTCACTCTTCTTCTTGATGGAGAATAGGAAATGAACAATATTTCATCAGCAGCTGAATACTACAAAGAAGTTTTGAAACAGGACAATACTCATGTGGAAGCCATTGCATGCATTGGAAGCAACCACTTTTATTCTGATCAACCAGAAATAGCTCTCCGGTTTTACAGGTGTGCTTTACAGTCTTTTTGTAGAACTCCTTTCCTGTGAAATACTGGTGAAACTATAATGGAATGAAAATGTAGACAGGTAATGCATAGACCACGTCTATAGGAGACTAAAAGTTCAAGCACCCAGATGTTTGATGAGCATTAAAGGGACATCTAATAATTTGAACATGCTCAGATATTGGCATCTTGCAGAAACATACCTGGATAATTGAGTTTTTAACACCATGGCATTGTATGAATCAGCCACCCACTGCTTCCATTAATCCCACCACATACAATATAAAGGCCCCGAAGCTGAAATAGTGACAAGATTTGCAAAGAGCAGTGGATGCCAGCTTCTGAGCTCTGATGAGGACCTGAAACAGGTTCCCCTCTTCTGTGAAGTGTTGTCAACTCTTgtccaaataatttttcaaagtctAAATATGTTCTTATCTCTGGTTCTCTTTTGAGAACATCCTTATTTCATCCTACAGATGGTTTctgagattaatttttaaattttgattttctcttcCACCCCTAGCTGATATACCAGGAGATAACTGGCAGCTGACGAGAGTTCTTTCCAAATATATGTTAgaagcataaaatataaaatgaatgctGCCTTAGGCATATGCAGCTGACTCTACACCTCCATCCCCCAAATGGGTCATGGATTTTCCTCAGGGCATCTGGGGTGGATTTTCCTTGGCTTATTTGAACTCTATTGCCCATTGTCCTTTGGGATTAATGATGCATAGAAGCAAACGGGTTTTTTGAGCCCTAGCATGAAAGCTAAGTGAATAATGTAGGGATCCACTGATGGTCTTGTCTTCCTCGATGGAAGCTCATCAGAAGGTCCCTAGACACAGCTAAATGACGAAGTACAGATAACCAAAACCAAGATTCAATTCAGCTGAAAACTTGGGGGTAAATCCTAAACACAGCTCTTAAATTAGATTAGGGGTATTAGGGGTTTACTAATTGTCACCAAAACTTTATGAAGCAAAATGCTTTGGGTTTTCCTTTAGGTCACTCTTTTGTATTTTGGTTCTCTAACAGAGCTTTTGGAGGAAAAAACTCATGTACGTTGCTTCAGACTTTGTCCTCTGGACATATTTCCCGTGActagtaacattaaaaaagacacacTTTTGTATTTgcggaatgttttttcatttactataatactttctatttctattccttgggcatgttaaaaattataaaacattcatttctaactttgtaaaaaaaaaataggtcttaATATTTATCAAGTTGGTCTGACACCAATATATGCTCTTTTTCAAAAAGGCGGCTCCTGCAGATGGGTGTCTATAACTGCCAGCTTTTTAACAATCTGGGACTCTGCTGCTTCTATGCCCAGCAGTATGATATGACTCTGACCTCATTTGAACGTGCCCTTGCTCTGGCTGAAAACGAAGAAGAGGCAGCTGATGTCTGGTACAACTTGGGACATGTGGCTGTGGTAGGTTTTTTCTCTCTCGTATTATTTCCGGTGTAGAAAAGGTAGCCATAAATTAGtttgaagacattttcagatCCCATCAATCCAGGTTTGGTTATGGGCTTGTGTAGCAATGTAGCGATTTCTAAGGGTCACCAgaactcattttgttttctcaagtTAAATCCTCTTACCTACAATTCACACTTGATTATGATCGGTACTTGTTGCTTGGTAGCAGCAAAGACTCACgtgaggaaagaagggaggaagcgTGTGGATCCGCGGGTGCGAATacaagcttttttttcttcctttttttttttatatgaaatttattgtcaaattggtttccatacaacacccagtgctcctcccaacgggtatgcttttcttttcaaggGCATCGGAGATACGAATTTGGCCCATCAGTGCTTCAGGCTCGCTCTGGTCAACAACAATAACCACGCTGAGGCCTACAACAACCTGGCCGTGCTGGAGATGCGGAAGGGCCACGTGGAGCAGGTCAGTGAACTACAGTGGCTCAGTGGCTAATCCGGTTTCTCCACAGAAACGTCGTCAGGGGTAGCTATCTTTACATGCTATAGTTTATAAAAATGAGCTCTAGAGGCTCACtggcctggatttgaatcccagctctgtcacatGAGtgatgtgaccttggacaagttacttaacctttctggttTTTTCTTAACCTTTGGTTTTGTCAGGACAAACCTGCATCGCCCCAAGTCTTCCCTGTCTTAGTGAACTGTGACACAATTGGTGAATTGTGAACTGTGACCAGCTGGGTGCTCAAACCAAAATCCTAAGAGCCAACCTTGAAAGCACTCAGTTCCTCCACCTCACCCCATCATGTCTGACAAGCCCTGTCAGTTCTTTCTCCAGGTCACATCCCAGATGTGGCCACTTTTCTCCACCACTGCCACCCTTCTCCAAACTGTACTCCTCTCCTGCCTGAACTCGACTACAGGAGTCTCCTAGCTGCTCttttgggattgcattgaatgtgtagatagctttgggtagtattgacattttgacaatatttattcttccaatccatgagctgggaatgtctttccatttctttaaatcttcttcaattaccttcataagctttctatagttttcagcatacagatcttttacatctttggttagatttattcctaggtattttatgcttcttggtgcaattgtgaatgggatcagtttctttatttgtctttctgttgcttcaatgTTAGTGTATAaggatgcaactgatttttgtacgttgattttgtatcctgcaactttgctgaattcatgtatcagttctagcagacttttggtggagtctatcggattttccatgtataatatcatgtcatctgcaaaaagcgaaagcttgacttaaTCTTTGTCCTAGCTGCTCTTTTGGTCTCCACTTGCATCAGCAAGTAATTGTACCCTATAACACATCCTCCTCACAACGGCCgaagggatttttgtttttaaacaagaaagatttgggggcacctgggtagctcagtcagttaagcatccgacttttgatgtccgctcaggtcttgatctcagggttgtgagctcaagccccgtgttgggctctgcaccgggcatgaagcctacttaaagaaaaaataaaatcaaacaataaTTTTCTACTGCTTTGCTCAGCATCCtccaaatgctttcctttttgcTTGGAATGAAATATGGATTCAAACCTTGGCCTACAGGGCCCGCATCATCTGGCCTCTGGCTCTCTGTCAGACCACACGTTTTGTTACTTCTCCCTTCCTGC
The sequence above is a segment of the Panthera leo isolate Ple1 chromosome B3, P.leo_Ple1_pat1.1, whole genome shotgun sequence genome. Coding sequences within it:
- the TTC8 gene encoding tetratricopeptide repeat protein 8 isoform X5, with the translated sequence MYREAEKQFKSALKQQEMVDTFLYLAKVYVSLDQPVTALNLFKQGLDKFPGEVTLLCGIARIYEEMNNISSAAEYYKEVLKQDNTHVEAIACIGSNHFYSDQPEIALRFYRRLLQMGVYNCQLFNNLGLCCFYAQQYDMTLTSFERALALAENEEEAADVWYNLGHVAVGIGDTNLAHQCFRLALVNNNNHAEAYNNLAVLEMRKGHVEQARALLQTASSLAPHMYEPHFNFATVSDKIGDLQRSYVAAQKSEAAFPDHVDTQHLIKQLKQHFAML